Proteins encoded within one genomic window of Bacillus sp. F19:
- the cadA gene encoding cadmium-translocating P-type ATPase: MFVNENVLHREHDENTKFDRLKEYGELIAAIVSGILILIGWAIQTNQGDSAAAAALFISAFLIGGYAKAKEGIEETLEERKLNVELLMVFAAIGSGIIGYWIEGAILIFIFALSGALETFTLNKSQRELSALMELQPEEASLFKDGKEIRVHVSSLEIGDLIAVRPGERIPTDGEIASGTTSIDQAAITGESIPVEKKAEDTVFAGTVNINGSITVKVTKNSDETLFQKIIKLVQSAQSEKSPSQQFIEKFEGTYVKGVLIAVALMMVLPHYLLGWSFNESFYRAMVLMVVASPCALVASITPATLSAISNGARNGLLFKGGVHLERLSKLKVIAFDKTGTLTKGEPVVTDVKISKHADEAEVFRAVLSIEKQSNHPLAKAIVSYIEKKYPSLHPEMLDVQEQSGFGVTAKWKSEMWSVGKPVAENEEENQMTAFGLERAHEGKTIVYVKNENGIAAVLSLQDVLRTDAVQAIDELKKAGIHTVMLTGDNESTAQSVASAARVDQFISECLPDDKVAEVKKLGKKYGHTAMIGDGINDAPALAAASVGIAMGEGTDVALETADVVLMKNDLTKLKKAIEVSRKMDKIVKQNIIFSMSVIALLICSNFLQVLDLPLGVIGHEGSTILVILNGLRLLR, from the coding sequence TTGATTGCTGCCATTGTCTCTGGAATCCTTATTTTGATAGGATGGGCCATTCAAACAAATCAGGGGGACTCAGCTGCAGCAGCCGCTTTATTTATATCAGCTTTTTTAATCGGCGGATATGCGAAAGCAAAAGAAGGAATTGAGGAAACACTTGAAGAGAGAAAGCTGAATGTAGAATTGCTGATGGTCTTTGCAGCCATTGGTTCAGGAATCATTGGATATTGGATTGAAGGCGCCATTTTAATCTTTATTTTTGCATTAAGCGGGGCGCTTGAAACCTTTACACTGAACAAAAGCCAGCGTGAGCTTTCGGCACTGATGGAGCTTCAGCCCGAGGAGGCTTCCCTGTTTAAAGATGGCAAAGAAATAAGAGTTCATGTCTCTTCGCTTGAGATTGGAGACTTGATTGCTGTAAGGCCAGGTGAACGAATTCCGACAGACGGTGAAATTGCATCTGGAACAACAAGTATTGATCAGGCAGCAATAACAGGTGAATCCATCCCTGTTGAGAAAAAGGCGGAGGACACTGTTTTCGCCGGCACAGTCAATATTAATGGTTCTATAACAGTAAAAGTAACAAAAAACAGCGATGAAACCCTTTTTCAGAAGATTATTAAGCTCGTTCAATCTGCTCAGTCAGAAAAGTCGCCCTCACAGCAATTTATTGAGAAGTTTGAAGGAACTTATGTAAAAGGTGTATTAATTGCCGTTGCATTGATGATGGTTTTGCCGCATTATCTGCTGGGGTGGAGCTTCAATGAGAGCTTCTACCGCGCGATGGTTCTGATGGTGGTGGCCTCGCCATGCGCCCTGGTCGCATCCATAACGCCTGCGACTCTGTCAGCCATCTCTAATGGTGCAAGAAATGGCCTGCTATTCAAGGGCGGAGTTCATTTAGAGAGGTTAAGCAAGCTGAAGGTGATCGCTTTCGACAAAACAGGGACGCTCACAAAAGGGGAACCTGTTGTGACAGATGTGAAAATCAGCAAACATGCAGATGAAGCTGAAGTGTTCAGAGCGGTGCTGTCAATTGAAAAGCAGTCCAATCATCCGCTTGCAAAGGCGATCGTAAGCTATATCGAAAAGAAATATCCCTCTCTTCATCCCGAAATGCTGGATGTACAGGAGCAATCAGGTTTTGGTGTAACGGCCAAATGGAAGAGTGAAATGTGGAGTGTAGGAAAGCCCGTCGCGGAAAATGAGGAAGAGAACCAAATGACGGCATTTGGCTTAGAGAGGGCACATGAGGGAAAAACCATTGTTTATGTGAAAAATGAGAACGGGATCGCAGCCGTTCTGAGCCTTCAGGATGTGCTAAGAACGGATGCCGTTCAAGCGATTGATGAGCTCAAAAAAGCGGGAATTCACACGGTAATGCTGACAGGGGATAATGAGTCCACCGCACAATCCGTGGCAAGTGCTGCAAGAGTAGACCAATTTATTTCGGAATGCCTGCCTGATGATAAAGTGGCAGAAGTGAAGAAACTTGGAAAGAAGTACGGTCATACAGCAATGATCGGGGATGGCATTAATGATGCCCCAGCACTGGCTGCGGCGAGTGTCGGAATTGCCATGGGCGAAGGGACGGATGTTGCCCTTGAAACGGCGGATGTTGTCCTGATGAAAAATGATTTGACCAAACTGAAAAAAGCCATTGAAGTTTCTAGAAAAATGGATAAGATTGTGAAACAGAATATTATTTTCTCAATGTCAGTCATTGCACTGCTGATTTGCTCGAATTTCCTGCAGGTGCTCGATTTGCCGCTTGGTGTCATTGGACATGAAGGAAGCACGATCCTTGTTATCCTGAATGGACTGCGGTTATTAAGATAA